One stretch of Thermomicrobiales bacterium DNA includes these proteins:
- a CDS encoding CdaR family protein, which yields MYIERIRAYLTREVALRFLASLALALILWALVTLREDPETSRAFADVPVESVALDDSLVLLDEIDPVRVELSGPESDINPIDANAVVATIDFSGVNEPGTYQLPIELDPPDGVWRSSVSPATATVQVERSATEELALVPTVLDLDANSLRSVTVVPDQETVLVTGPSSLVESVAEVVLPVEVSGGTQTFQDIYIPEARDAEGNLVEGVTIAPTAVEATVRVSARGKSVAVLASITGTPATGYEVGDRTINPQFVIVDGNEAILDSLVALTTDPIDVTGADASFNQTVGIADLPEGLQILQPSSGQVEVLVQITQRGVRQSLPSQQVTIVGVEPGLVASVNPDEVTIEVVAPQATLAELDSSTLQVVVDATSLAAGTYTVQPLAILPAGVQWVTTFPSEVTLTITELPTTSASGSPPVGTIESAP from the coding sequence ATGTACATCGAGCGCATCCGTGCATATCTCACCCGAGAAGTGGCGCTTCGCTTCCTTGCGTCGCTGGCATTGGCATTGATCCTGTGGGCGCTCGTGACGCTCCGTGAGGATCCGGAAACGAGCCGGGCCTTTGCCGACGTGCCTGTCGAATCGGTAGCGCTCGATGACTCACTGGTGTTGCTCGACGAGATCGATCCGGTGCGCGTCGAACTCTCCGGACCAGAGTCGGATATCAACCCCATCGACGCGAACGCCGTCGTTGCCACGATCGATTTTTCCGGAGTGAATGAACCGGGAACGTATCAGCTTCCGATCGAACTCGATCCGCCGGACGGCGTTTGGCGGTCTTCGGTCTCTCCAGCCACGGCAACCGTGCAGGTAGAGCGATCCGCGACCGAAGAGCTCGCGCTCGTTCCAACGGTGCTCGATCTGGATGCGAACAGTCTTCGCTCCGTGACCGTCGTGCCCGATCAGGAGACCGTGCTCGTCACCGGCCCGAGCTCATTGGTCGAATCGGTTGCCGAGGTCGTGCTCCCGGTCGAAGTATCCGGTGGGACCCAGACGTTCCAGGATATCTATATCCCGGAAGCACGCGATGCCGAAGGCAATCTCGTAGAGGGCGTGACGATCGCGCCGACCGCAGTCGAAGCAACCGTACGGGTTTCGGCGCGCGGCAAGAGCGTGGCGGTGCTGGCGTCGATCACAGGAACGCCAGCGACCGGGTATGAGGTTGGAGATCGTACGATCAATCCACAGTTTGTCATCGTCGATGGCAACGAAGCAATCCTCGATTCGCTGGTTGCGTTGACGACCGACCCCATCGATGTCACCGGCGCCGACGCAAGCTTCAATCAGACGGTCGGCATTGCCGATCTGCCGGAGGGCTTGCAAATACTCCAGCCGTCGAGCGGCCAGGTGGAGGTGCTGGTGCAGATCACGCAACGAGGCGTACGCCAGTCGCTTCCGTCCCAGCAGGTCACCATCGTTGGCGTCGAGCCCGGACTCGTCGCATCGGTCAATCCGGACGAAGTGACGATCGAAGTGGTTGCCCCGCAGGCGACGCTGGCTGAGCTCGATTCGTCCACGCTGCAGGTGGTGGTCGATGCGACCAGTCTCGCCGCCGGTACATACACTGTCCAGCCACTGGCAATTCTCCCGGCTGGCGTCCAGTGGGTGACCACCTTCCCGTCAGAAGTCACGCTCACGATCACGGAACTGCCCACGACTTCAGCGTCCGGCTCTCCTCCCGTGGGAACAATAGAAAGCGCCCCCTGA
- a CDS encoding ATP-binding protein has translation MRRIGDLLPNLSIPVDIGNDGVLRPEQPTYDCPICQDAGWVRFDVDPGHPNFGKLMPCICTAERQQAKLSRELSNLSNLESLRHLTFESFDASMRGTEQAFRIAREYARATDGWLVLHGAVGVGKTHLAAAVANAYSSRHVQAAVYFRVVPDLLDQLRATFDPETGVAYDERFQQIRNANLLVLDDLGTENTTAWASEKLFQLLNHRYNEQLPTVITSNAKLDRIEDRIVSRMLDSRLSRYVFLDAEDYRLRDFSRSSGMR, from the coding sequence ATGCGGCGAATCGGGGATCTGCTCCCGAACCTTTCGATCCCGGTCGATATAGGCAACGACGGCGTGCTTCGTCCTGAGCAACCAACCTACGACTGCCCGATTTGCCAGGATGCGGGTTGGGTGCGATTCGACGTCGATCCCGGGCATCCCAATTTTGGCAAGCTGATGCCCTGCATCTGCACGGCTGAACGGCAGCAGGCGAAGTTGTCGCGCGAACTGAGCAACCTTTCGAATCTCGAGTCGCTGCGGCACTTGACCTTTGAAAGCTTCGACGCCTCGATGCGCGGTACGGAACAAGCCTTTCGCATCGCACGGGAGTACGCACGCGCCACCGATGGCTGGCTGGTCCTGCACGGCGCGGTTGGGGTGGGGAAAACGCACCTGGCGGCAGCCGTAGCGAACGCCTACTCCAGCCGGCATGTCCAGGCCGCGGTCTACTTTCGCGTCGTGCCCGATCTGCTGGATCAACTTCGCGCCACCTTCGATCCTGAGACCGGGGTTGCCTACGACGAGCGATTCCAGCAGATCAGAAATGCGAACCTCCTGGTGCTCGACGACCTCGGCACCGAGAACACCACCGCGTGGGCGAGCGAAAAGCTCTTCCAGCTGCTCAATCACCGCTATAACGAGCAACTGCCGACGGTGATCACCTCGAACGCCAAGCTCGATCGTATCGAAGATCGCATCGTTTCACGCATGCTCGATTCGCGGCTCTCACGCTACGTTTTTCTGGACGCCGAGGATTATCGTTTGCGTGATTTCTCGCGATCGAGCGGGATGCGGTAA
- the rplL gene encoding 50S ribosomal protein L7/L12, protein MSNAALIEQLEKMTVLEINELVKELEERWGVSAAAPVAVGGAVAAGGGAAEAGPAEEQTEFDVVLTDVGANKIQVIKVVRELTSLGLKEAKDLVEAAPKAVKEGVSKDEATAAKAKLEEAGAKADVK, encoded by the coding sequence ATGAGCAACGCTGCCCTGATCGAGCAGCTCGAGAAGATGACCGTCCTCGAGATCAATGAGCTTGTCAAGGAGCTCGAAGAGCGCTGGGGCGTTTCTGCCGCGGCGCCGGTCGCAGTCGGCGGCGCAGTCGCCGCTGGTGGTGGCGCGGCCGAGGCTGGTCCGGCCGAAGAGCAGACCGAGTTCGATGTCGTTCTGACCGATGTCGGCGCGAACAAGATCCAGGTGATCAAGGTCGTGCGCGAGCTCACCAGCCTGGGCCTGAAGGAAGCCAAGGACCTGGTCGAGGCCGCTCCGAAGGCCGTCAAGGAAGGCGTCTCCAAGGACGAGGCGACCGCTGCCAAGGCGAAGCTGGAAGAAGCCGGCGCCAAGGCCGACGTCAAGTAA
- the rplJ gene encoding 50S ribosomal protein L10, which yields MPTSAKAQTIDELSEQLSNAKLIVLTDYRGLRVADLQDLRTSLRKSGGEFRVAKNTLTRIAAENAGISGLDSYLEGPLALGLANDDIVGFTKSLSDFARTSRILTIRGGVLDKNFITAEQVEAISTLPSKEVLQGKLLGLLQSPMARTVGVLSGPSRSIAYLLQARADQLGGTAMAAD from the coding sequence CACAAACGATCGATGAGCTCTCCGAGCAGCTCTCCAATGCGAAGCTGATCGTGCTCACCGACTATCGCGGTTTGCGCGTCGCTGATCTGCAGGATCTGCGAACCAGCCTGCGCAAGAGTGGCGGCGAGTTTCGGGTCGCGAAGAACACCCTGACTCGCATCGCAGCCGAGAACGCGGGGATTTCGGGACTCGATTCGTACCTGGAAGGACCGCTGGCGCTGGGTCTTGCCAACGACGATATCGTCGGCTTTACCAAGTCGCTCTCGGACTTCGCGCGAACGTCGCGCATTCTCACCATTCGTGGTGGTGTGCTCGACAAGAACTTCATCACCGCGGAGCAAGTCGAAGCAATCTCGACGCTGCCCTCGAAGGAAGTTCTCCAGGGCAAGCTCCTGGGGCTCCTGCAGTCGCCAATGGCGCGCACGGTCGGTGTCCTCAGTGGCCCGAGCCGCTCCATCGCATATCTGCTTCAGGCGCGCGCCGATCAGCTCGGCGGCACGGCCATGGCGGCCGACTAA
- the cdaA gene encoding diadenylate cyclase CdaA, whose protein sequence is MPEIRWLLSELWSLRSLFDVFVVSLLIFWLLGVAQGTRATSLIRGAIIFLALVYILATVFDLETLNWILARTWPALLIAIPVIFQPELRRALEQLGHTGSRLRESFPANVDIGTEQAIDEIVRAAGQLARQRYGALIIIERETGLQDYAESGVPIDAKLTRQLLINIFYPNSPLHDGSVLTRGDRIVAASVVLPLTDNISASSQLGTRHRAAIGVTEDSDALAVVVSEETGQIAVAHSGRLIRGLDQDRLRRVLRTLMRLDREEPTSGTTTSRFHLPSADRMRARRSSSASGRSNEPATKTIQSGD, encoded by the coding sequence ATGCCAGAGATCAGGTGGCTCCTCTCCGAACTCTGGAGCCTCCGCTCACTATTTGACGTTTTTGTCGTTTCGCTGCTCATTTTCTGGTTGCTCGGTGTTGCTCAGGGAACACGCGCAACGTCTCTGATCCGCGGTGCGATCATCTTCCTGGCGTTGGTGTACATCCTCGCCACTGTTTTCGACCTCGAAACCCTCAATTGGATCCTCGCTCGCACCTGGCCGGCACTCCTGATCGCCATTCCCGTCATCTTCCAACCGGAACTTCGGCGGGCGCTGGAACAGTTGGGTCATACCGGATCCCGTCTGCGAGAGAGCTTCCCCGCCAATGTCGATATCGGCACTGAGCAAGCCATCGATGAGATCGTGCGCGCAGCTGGTCAACTGGCTCGACAGCGGTATGGGGCGTTGATCATCATCGAACGCGAAACGGGCCTGCAGGACTACGCGGAATCCGGTGTCCCCATCGACGCCAAGCTCACCCGCCAACTCCTGATCAACATCTTCTATCCCAACTCCCCGCTGCACGATGGATCGGTGCTGACCCGCGGTGATCGCATTGTTGCCGCAAGCGTGGTCCTTCCGCTGACGGACAATATCTCCGCATCGAGCCAATTGGGCACACGGCATCGCGCGGCAATCGGCGTCACCGAGGACTCCGATGCGCTCGCGGTTGTGGTCTCGGAAGAGACTGGCCAGATTGCCGTTGCGCACAGTGGACGGCTGATCAGAGGACTCGATCAGGACCGTCTCAGGCGCGTTCTGCGCACCCTCATGCGCCTGGATCGCGAAGAACCAACCAGCGGGACAACCACGAGCCGCTTCCATCTTCCCAGCGCTGACCGCATGCGCGCGCGCCGATCCAGCTCCGCCAGTGGCCGCTCGAACGAACCTGCCACCAAGACGATCCAGAGCGGCGACTGA
- a CDS encoding response regulator — protein sequence MRPTNAQRSTCRILIADDESLIRLDLKEMLTHLGYDVLAEVGDGGAAIELSRKLKPDLVIMDIKMPEVDGISAAEILTREQIAPVVLLTAYSDQALVERARDAGVVGYVVKPFREAELLPVIELSLTRFAEFTALRKEVGDLRDALETRKVVERAKGVLMEVHGLPEADAFRRIRKTSMDSRKSMKEVAEAILLTYEMDISAAPVGDTTDGL from the coding sequence ATGCGACCGACCAATGCACAACGTTCGACATGCCGAATTCTGATTGCCGACGATGAGTCGCTCATTCGGCTCGATCTGAAAGAAATGCTCACCCACCTCGGGTACGACGTGCTGGCGGAAGTCGGCGATGGTGGCGCCGCAATCGAGCTGAGCCGCAAACTCAAGCCCGATCTGGTCATCATGGACATCAAGATGCCCGAGGTCGACGGAATCTCCGCAGCGGAGATTCTGACGCGCGAGCAGATTGCGCCGGTGGTGCTGCTGACAGCTTATTCCGACCAGGCGCTCGTGGAACGCGCGCGCGACGCGGGAGTGGTTGGATATGTGGTGAAACCGTTCCGGGAGGCTGAGCTCCTGCCAGTCATCGAGCTGTCTCTCACGCGCTTCGCCGAGTTCACCGCGCTTCGCAAGGAAGTGGGCGATCTGCGGGACGCGCTGGAAACCCGCAAGGTTGTCGAGCGGGCGAAGGGCGTGCTCATGGAAGTCCACGGTCTCCCCGAGGCTGACGCATTTCGCCGCATCCGCAAGACCAGCATGGACTCGCGAAAGTCGATGAAGGAAGTGGCCGAAGCGATCCTGTTGACTTACGAGATGGATATTTCGGCCGCGCCGGTTGGAGACACGACCGACGGTCTGTAG